From the Oryzihumus leptocrescens genome, one window contains:
- the epsC gene encoding serine O-acetyltransferase EpsC has translation MAVLRLTEAPPTGRAAIPPNARGRSALATLRSAWGSVREDLDTAVARDPAVDTRLEMALASPGLHAIWVHRVSHRLWQRPGWRLPARLLSQVSRAVTGVEIHPGARIGRRFFIDHGMGVVIGETAEVGDDVMLYHGVTLGGRSLQKVKRHPTVGDRVTIGAGARVLGPVVIGDDVQIGANSVVVKDVPTGGVATGVPATVRFPEPGQDPREALFADPALWI, from the coding sequence ATGGCTGTCTTGCGCTTGACTGAGGCTCCGCCGACCGGCCGCGCAGCGATCCCCCCTAACGCGCGCGGCCGGTCGGCCCTCGCCACGCTGCGCTCGGCGTGGGGCTCCGTGCGCGAGGACCTCGACACCGCCGTGGCACGCGACCCCGCGGTCGACACCCGGCTGGAGATGGCCCTCGCCTCGCCGGGCCTGCACGCCATCTGGGTCCACCGCGTCTCGCACCGCCTGTGGCAGCGGCCCGGCTGGCGGCTGCCGGCCCGCCTGCTGTCCCAGGTCAGCCGCGCGGTGACGGGTGTGGAGATCCACCCCGGGGCCCGCATCGGCCGCCGGTTCTTCATCGACCACGGAATGGGCGTGGTCATCGGGGAGACCGCCGAGGTCGGCGACGACGTGATGCTCTACCACGGGGTCACCCTCGGGGGCCGCTCCCTGCAGAAGGTCAAGCGCCACCCCACCGTGGGCGACCGGGTCACCATCGGCGCCGGGGCCCGCGTCCTCGGGCCGGTCGTGATCGGGGACGACGTGCAGATCGGCGCCAACTCGGTCGTGGTCAAGGACGTGCCCACGGGCGGTGTCGCCACCGGGGTGCCCGCGACCGTGCGCTTCCCCGAGCCGGGCCAGGACCCGCGTGAGGCGCTCTTCGCCGACCCGGCACTCTGGATCTGA
- the cysK gene encoding cysteine synthase A: MPIHDDVTSLIGNTPLVRINRLIQSGATVAAKLEFYNPASSVKDRIGVSIIDAAERSGELKPGGTIVEATSGNTGIALAMVGAARGYNVVLTMPETMSKERRALLRAYGAELVLTPGSEGMKGAVTRAEQIAAERGGILARQFANEANPEIHRRTTAEEIWKDTDGQVDIVVSGIGTGGTITGVGQVLKSRKPGVQMIAVEPEESPILNGGQPGPHKIQGLGANFVPEILDTSIYDEVIDINAETAVEWARRAAKEEGLLVGISSGAALAAAAKVAARPENDGKTIVVIIPSFGERYLSTILFSDLLD, translated from the coding sequence GTGCCCATCCATGACGACGTCACGTCCCTCATCGGCAACACCCCGCTGGTCCGGATCAACAGGCTGATCCAGTCCGGGGCGACGGTCGCGGCCAAGCTCGAGTTCTACAACCCCGCCAGCAGCGTCAAGGACCGCATCGGCGTCTCGATCATCGACGCCGCCGAGCGCTCCGGGGAGCTCAAGCCGGGAGGCACAATCGTCGAGGCCACCAGTGGCAACACCGGTATCGCGCTCGCGATGGTCGGTGCCGCCCGCGGGTACAACGTCGTGCTCACCATGCCCGAGACCATGTCCAAGGAGCGCCGCGCGCTCCTGCGCGCCTACGGCGCCGAGCTCGTGCTCACCCCGGGCTCGGAGGGCATGAAGGGGGCGGTCACCCGCGCCGAGCAGATCGCCGCGGAGCGCGGCGGCATCCTGGCCCGCCAGTTCGCCAACGAGGCCAACCCCGAGATCCACCGCCGCACCACGGCCGAGGAGATCTGGAAGGACACCGACGGCCAGGTCGACATCGTCGTCTCCGGCATCGGCACCGGCGGCACCATCACCGGCGTCGGCCAGGTGCTCAAGTCCCGCAAGCCGGGGGTGCAGATGATCGCGGTCGAGCCGGAGGAGTCGCCGATCCTCAACGGCGGCCAGCCCGGTCCGCACAAGATCCAGGGTCTCGGCGCCAACTTCGTGCCGGAGATCCTCGACACCTCGATCTACGACGAGGTCATCGACATCAACGCCGAGACCGCGGTGGAGTGGGCCCGCCGGGCCGCCAAGGAGGAGGGGCTGCTCGTCGGCATCTCCTCCGGTGCCGCCCTCGCCGCGGCCGCGAAGGTGGCGGCCCGCCCGGAGAACGACGGCAAGACGATCGTCGTGATCATCCCCAGCTTCGGTGAGCGCTACCTGTCCACCATCCTCTTCTCCGACCTGCTGGACTGA